One part of the Lotus japonicus ecotype B-129 chromosome 2, LjGifu_v1.2 genome encodes these proteins:
- the LOC130736495 gene encoding uncharacterized protein LOC130736495 translates to MSLLKSYEVDMPQERVEERQLANVEDRHDVPIAANYIEQFTTDRVFATRDELLDWAKNVGKQLGFVIIIRRSDCGSKGRGSKGKQLAILVCEMSGKYKPYKPVSMRKGTGTKKCDFPFSLKARYTSEDGLRRSKRIASNSAKLPPQHPKGKVYSVNYIHEVSEFLREYVIDIQNVEDDGNFGYRCIASLMGKGEQNWRQVRQDMIKELRLRQGVYHGMYGTNIHYEKVLQALHLAPNEFATEEKWLCVPDMGHIVATMYQIVFVTLSNRGGATYFPLTGPVLHPLEHQILCLLLVNNNHWVKELISSDFPLPTVNPQ, encoded by the exons ATGAGTCTCCTTAAGTCATATGAAGTGGACATGCCACAAGAAAGGGTGGAAGAAAGGCAATTAGCCAATGTAGAAGATCGACATGATGTGCCAATTGCAGCGAACTACATAGAACAATTTACCACAGACAGG GTTTTTGCTACTCGGGATGAGCTTTTGGATTGGGCTAAGAATGTAGGAAAGCAACTAGGCTTTGTGATCATTATTAGAAGGTCTGATTGTGGGAGTAAGGGCCGTGGGAGTAAAGGTAAACAGTTGGCTATTTTGGTGTGCGAGATGAGCGGCAAGTACAAACCGTACAAGCCTGTGTCGATGCGGAAGGGGACAGGAACCAAGAAATGTGATTTTCCGTTCAGCCTCAAGGCAAGATACACATCAGAAGATGGTTTGCGGAGAAGCAAAAGGATTGCAAGCAACTCAGCTAAACTCCCGCCACAGCACCCGAAAGGCAAAGTTTACTCGGTCAACTACATCCATGAAGTGTCCGAATTCCTCCGTGAATATGTCATTGACATTCagaatgttgaagatgatgggaaTTTTGGATATAGATGTATTGCTTCCTTGATGGGTAAGGGAGAACAAAATTGGCGTCAAGTTCGACAAGACATGATAAAGGAGCTTAGATTACGGCAAGGTGTTTATCATGGTATGTATGGCACCAACATACATTACGAAAAAGTACTACAAGCCTTGCATCTTGCTCCAAATGAGTTTGCAACAGAGGAGAAGTGGTTATGCGTGCCGGATATGGGCCACATTGTTGCTACGATGTACCAGATTGTGTTCGTGACCTTGTCGAATCGAGGGGGCGCCACCTACTTCCCTCTCACCGGTCCAGTACTACATCCGTTAGAGCACCAGATTTTATGTTTACTCCTTGTCAACAACAACCATTGGGTGAAG GAGCTTATTTCAAGTGACTTTCCTTTGCCAACGGTTAATCCACAGTAG
- the LOC130735412 gene encoding beta-galactosidase-like, producing the protein MSNPRIGTFLITCSAFLWACSLATTVEYDSNAIIINGERRIIMSGAIHYPRSTSQMWPDLIQKAKDGGLDAIETYVFWNLHEPTRREYDFSGDKDIIKFLKNVQEAGLYVVLRIGPYVCAEWSYGGFPMWLHNLLGIQLRTDNAVFKEEMQIFTTKIVNMCKEAGLFAPQGGPIILAQIENEYGDVISHYGEEGNAYIKWCAQMALSQNISVPWIMCKQNNAPSPMINTCNGYYCDNFKPNNPKSPKMFTENWVGWFQKWGERKPHRTAEDIAFSVARFFQRGGVFQNYYMYHGGTNFGRTAGGPYLITAYDYDAPLDEYGNLNQPKWGHLKDLHAALKLGEKILTNGTTTEKQYGNSVYLTTYTNNVTGEKFCFLSNSDDSQDAQVDLQQNGKYNVPAWSVSILQDCNKEVFNTAKVKAQTNIYVKKQATIGNPLNWVWTPEPMDDTLKGLGSFKAPLLLEQKGVTVDASDYLWYMAEVFINDTSSWQNATLQVNTTGHVLHVYVNGQYIGRQWGKYDNLHFTYENMISLHQGTNVISLLSGTVGHPQYGAFFDMRDEGIVGGPVKIIGSNQKTTLDLSTSNWSYKVGLNGETQRFYDPTSLNGVHWEKNNVPNGRPMTWYMTTFETPEGEDSLVLDLQGLGKGEAWVNGKSIGRYWPTMVADKNGCSDTCDYKGNYEPQQCASGCGEPSQRFYHVPRSFLHQNNNKLILFEEMGGNPFNLNCHGGKTVSEIQFASYGDPQGKCGSFQKGEWESSYSMAVVEEACIGKQSCSVDVTNSKFKIRSGGADGRLAVQLLCDGSDPNDGRVQSVHA; encoded by the exons ATGTCTAATCCTCGGATTGGAACCTTCCTTATTACATGCTCGGCATTTTTGTGGGCTTGTTCATTAGCAACAACTGTTGAATATGATTCAAATGCAATCATCATCAATGGAGAACGACGAATAATAATGTCAGGTGCAATCCACTATCCACGAAGCACTTCACAAATGTGGCCAGATCTTATTCAGAAGGCCAAAGATGGTGGTCTTGATGCAATTGAAACATATGTCTTTTGGAACCTTCATGAGCCTACTCGTCGCGAATATGATTTTTCAGGAGATAAAGATATCATcaagtttttaaaaaatgttcaaGAAGCTGGGCTATATGTTGTTCTGCGAATTGGTCCTTATGTATGTGCTGAATGGAGCTATGGAGGTTTCCCAATGTGGTTACATAACTTGCTAGGGATTCAACTAAGGACAGACAATGCAGTTTTTAAGGAGGAAATGCAGATCTTCACAACAAAGATAGTGAACATGTGCAAAGAAGCAGGATTATTTGCACCCCAAGGAGGGCCTATTATTCTTGCTCAAATAGAAAATGAGTACGGAGATGTCATAAGTCATTATGGAGAAGAAGGGAATGCATATATCAAATGGTGTGCCCAAATGGCTTTATCTCAAAATATCAGTGTCCCATGGATCATGTGCAAGCAAAACAATGCTCCATCACCCATGATTAACACTTGCAATGGGTATTATTGTGACAATTTTAAGCCAAACAATCCTAAGAGCCCAAAGATGTTTACCGAAAATTGGGTAGGTTGGTTCCAAAAGTGGGGTGAAAGGAAGCCACACAGAACTGCTGAGGATATAGCCTTTTCAGTTGCACGTTTCTTTCAAAGAGGTGGAGTCTTTCAAAATTACTATATGTATCATGGAGGAACAAATTTTGGGCGAACTGCAGGTGGTCCGTATTTAATTACTGCTTATGATTATGATGCACCCCTTGATGAATATGGTAATCTAAATCAACCAAAATGGGGACATCTTAAAGACCTCCATGCAGCCTTAAAATTAGGAGAAAAGATTCTAACCAATGGAACAACTACTGAGAAACAATATGGAAATTCAGTGTACTTAACTACCTATACAAACAATGTCACTGGAGAAAAGTTTTGCTTCTTAAGCAATTCCGACGATTCTCAGGATGCTCAAGTTGATCTACAACAAAATGGCAAGTACAATGTGCCTGCTTGGTCAGTATCTATTCTTCAAGATTGCAACAAAGAGGTTTTCAACACTGCAAAGGTTAAGGCTCAAACTAATATTTACGTTAAGAAACAAGCTACAATAGGCAACCCTCTCAATTGGGTTTGGACGCCAGAACCAATGGATGATACACTTAAAGGCCTAGGGTCATTCAAAGCACCTCTACTTTTAGAGCAGAAGGGAGTTACTGTTGATGCTAGTGACTACTTGTGGTATATGGCTGAAGTTTTCATCAATGACACCTCATCTTGGCAAAATGCAACTTTGCAAGTGAACACAACAGGTCATGTTCTTCACGTCTACGTTAATGGACAATATATTGGTAGACAATGGGGCAAGTATGACAACCTTCATTTTACGTATGAAAATATGATTTCTCTGCATCAAGGGACCAATGTCATAAGTTTATTAAGTGGAACAGTTGGGCATCCTCAGTATGGTGCATTCTTTGATATGAGAGATGAGGGCATTGTTGGAGGTCCTGTGAAAATCATTGGAAGCAACCAAAAAACTACTTTGGACTTATCAACATCTAATTGGTCTTACAAGGTCGGGTTAAATGGTGAAACCCAAAGGTTTTATGACCCTACATCCCTTAATGGAGTTCATTGGGAAAAAAATAATGTTCCTAATGGAAGACCAATGACCTGGTACATGACAACCTTTGAGACTCCTGAAGGTGAAGACTCTCTGGTCTTAGATTTGCAAGGACTGGGAAAAGGAGAAGCTTGGGTTAATGGGAAAAGCATTGGACGATATTGGCCTACAATGGTGGCTGACAAAAATGGGTGCAGTGACACATGTGATTATAAAGGTAATTATGAACCTCAGCAGTGTGCGAGTGGGTGTGGAGAACCATCTCAGAGGTTTTACCATGTTCCGAGGTCCTTCTTACACCAAAACAATAACAAATTGATTTTGTTCGAGGAAATGGGTGGAAACCCCTTCAAT TTAAATTGCCATGGTGGGAAAACTGTTTCAGAAATCCAATTTGCTAGTTATGGGGATCCACAAGGAAAGTGTGGCTCATTCCAGAAAGGTGAATGGGAATCAAGTTACAGTATGGCAGTGGTTGAAGAAGCGTGCATTGGAAAACAATCATGCTCTGTCGATGTGACAAATTCCAAatttaaaataagatccggTGGAGCTGATGGTCGGCTAGCTGTGCAGCTACTTTGTGATGGTTCTGATCCTAACGATGGGCGTGTACAAAGTGTTCATGCATAG
- the LOC130735411 gene encoding beta-galactosidase-like, producing the protein MSNPRIGTFLITCSAFLWACSLATTVEYDSNAIIINGERRIIMSGAIHYPRSTSQMWPDLIQKAKDGGLDAIETYVFWNLHEPTRRKYDFSGDKDIIKFLKNVQEVGLYVVLRIGPYVCAEWSYGGFPMWLHNLPGIQLRTDNAVFKEEMQIFTTKIVNMCKEAGLFAPQGGPIILAQIENEYGDVISHYGEEGNAYIKWCAQMALSQNISVPWIMCKQSNAPSPMINTCNGYYCDNFKPNNPKSPKMFTENWVGWFQKWGERKPHRTAEDIAFSVARFFQRGGVFQNYYMYHGGTNFGRTAGGPYLITAYDYDAPLDEYGNLNQPKWGHLKDLHAALKLGEKILTNGTTTEKQYGNSVYLTTYTNNVTGEKFCFLSNSDDSQDAQVDLQQNGKYNVPAWSVSILQDCNKEVFNTAKVKAQTNIYVKKQATIGNPLNWVWTPEPMDDTLKGLGSFKAPLLLEQKGVTVDASDYLWYMAEVFINDTSSWQNATLQVNTTGHVLHVYVNGQYIGRQWGKYDNLHFTYENMISLHQGTNVISLLSGTVGHPQYGAFFDMRDEGIVGGPVKIIGSNQKTTLDLSTSNWSYKVGLNGETQRFYDPTSLNGVHWEKNNVPNGRPMTWYMTTFETPEGEDSLVLDLQGLGKGEAWVNGKSIGRYWPTMVADKNGCSDTCDYKGNYEPQQCASGCGEPSQRFYHVPRSFLHQNNNKLILFEEMGGNPFNLNCHGGKTVSEIQFASYGDPQGKCGSFQKGEWESSYSMAVVEEACIGKQSCSVDVTNSKFKIRFGGADGRLAVQLLCDGSDPNDGRVQSVHA; encoded by the exons ATGTCTAATCCTCGGATTGGAACCTTCCTTATTACATGCTCAGCATTTTTGTGGGCTTGTTCATTAGCAACAACTGTTGAATATGATTCAAATGCAATCATCATCAATGGAGAACGACGAATAATAATGTCAGGTGCAATCCACTATCCACGAAGCACTTCACAAATGTGGCCAGATCTTATTCAGAAGGCCAAAGATGGTGGTCTTGATGCAATTGAAACGTATGTCTTTTGGAACCTTCATGAGCCTACTCGTCGCAAATATGATTTTTCAGGAGATAAAGATATCATcaagtttttaaaaaatgttcaaGAAGTTGGGCTATATGTTGTTCTGCGAATTGGTCCTTATGTATGTGCTGAATGGAGCTATGGAGGTTTCCCAATGTGGTTACATAACTTGCCAGGAATTCAACTAAGGACAGACAATGCAGTTTTTAAGGAGGAAATGCAGATCTTCACAACAAAGATAGTGAACATGTGCAAAGAAGCAGGATTATTTGCACCCCAAGGAGGGCCTATTATTCTTGCTCAAATAGAAAATGAGTACGGAGATGTCATAAGTCATTATGGAGAAGAAGGGAATGCATATATCAAATGGTGTGCCCAAATGGCTTTATCTCAAAATATCAGTGTCCCATGGATCATGTGCAAGCAAAGCAATGCTCCATCACCCATGATTAACACTTGCAATGGGTATTATTGTGACAATTTTAAGCCAAACAATCCTAAGAGCCCAAAGATGTTTACCGAAAATTGGGTAGGTTGGTTCCAAAAGTGGGGTGAAAGGAAGCCACACAGAACTGCTGAGGATATAGCCTTTTCAGTTGCACGTTTCTTTCAAAGAGGTGGAGTCTTTCAAAATTACTACATGTATCATGGAGGAACAAATTTTGGGCGAACTGCAGGTGGTCCGTATTTAATTACTGCTTATGATTATGATGCACCCCTTGATGAATATGGTAATCTAAATCAACCAAAATGGGGACATCTTAAAGACCTCCATGCAGCCTTAAAATTAGGAGAAAAGATTCTAACCAATGGAACAACTACTGAGAAACAATATGGAAATTCAGTGTACTTAACTACCTATACAAACAATGTCACTGGAGAAAAGTTTTGCTTCTTAAGCAATTCCGACGATTCTCAGGATGCTCAAGTTGATCTACAACAAAATGGCAAGTACAATGTGCCTGCTTGGTCAGTATCTATTCTTCAAGATTGCAACAAAGAGGTTTTCAACACTGCAAAGGTTAAGGCTCAAACTAATATTTACGTTAAGAAACAAGCTACAATAGGCAACCCTCTCAATTGGGTTTGGACGCCAGAACCAATGGATGATACACTTAAAGGCCTAGGGTCATTCAAAGCACCTCTACTTTTAGAGCAGAAGGGAGTTACTGTTGATGCTAGTGACTACTTGTGGTATATGGCTGAAGTTTTCATCAATGACACCTCATCTTGGCAAAATGCAACTTTGCAAGTGAACACAACAGGTCATGTTCTTCACGTCTACGTTAATGGACAATATATTGGTAGACAATGGGGCAAGTATGACAACCTTCATTTTACGTATGAAAATATGATTTCTCTGCATCAAGGGACCAATGTCATAAGTTTATTAAGTGGAACAGTTGGGCATCCTCAGTATGGTGCATTCTTTGATATGAGAGATGAGGGCATTGTTGGAGGTCCTGTGAAAATCATTGGAAGCAACCAAAAAACTACTTTGGACTTATCAACATCTAATTGGTCTTACAAGGTCGGGTTAAATGGTGAAACCCAAAGGTTTTATGACCCTACATCCCTTAATGGAGTTCATTGGGAAAAAAATAATGTTCCTAATGGAAGACCAATGACCTGGTACATGACAACCTTTGAGACTCCTGAAGGTGAAGACTCTCTGGTCTTAGATTTGCAAGGACTGGGAAAAGGAGAAGCTTGGGTTAATGGGAAAAGCATTGGACGATATTGGCCTACAATGGTGGCTGACAAAAATGGGTGCAGTGACACATGTGATTATAAAGGTAATTATGAACCTCAGCAGTGTGCGAGTGGGTGTGGAGAACCATCTCAGAGGTTTTACCATGTTCCGAGGTCCTTCTTACACCAAAACAATAACAAATTGATTTTGTTCGAGGAAATGGGTGGAAACCCCTTCAAT TTAAATTGCCATGGTGGGAAAACTGTTTCAGAAATCCAATTTGCTAGTTATGGGGATCCACAAGGAAAGTGTGGCTCATTCCAGAAAGGTGAATGGGAATCAAGTTACAGTATGGCAGTGGTTGAAGAAGCGTGCATTGGAAAACAATCATGCTCTGTCGATGTGACAAATTCCAAATTTAAAATAAGATTCGGTGGAGCTGATGGTCGGCTAGCTGTGCAGCTACTTTGTGATGGTTCTGATCCTAACGATGGGCGTGTACAAAGTGTTCATGCATAG